A section of the Cryobacterium soli genome encodes:
- a CDS encoding CaiB/BaiF CoA transferase family protein — translation MPHPFAPTPTDTARSVEAAAPQAGPLDGLLVADFSRVLAGPYSTQLMGDLGATIVKVEGPSGDETRDWAPPERDGVSTYYLGVNRNKRSITLNLADADDRGLAQELARRADIVIENFKPGGLAKFGLDYASVREGNPAVIYASISGFGTAGGASLPGYDLIVQAMSGLMSLTGDADGTPFRSGVSVFDVMTGMQATVGILAALNHRNSTGQGQQVEVNLLSTALSAMANHSSTYVAGGQVPFRMGNAHPSLFPYEPLPASDGDIVIVAANDPQFVKLAAALGHPEWAEDDRFARTVSRNQNREALRPLLVEALSAHTTAEWFDRLTLAGVACGPINTIDDGVALAERLGLKPVVQVGDGDAAIPMVRNPIDFSLTPARYLSPPPALGQDAAEIRQWLSRPDADHENIPYDESEFDL, via the coding sequence ATGCCTCACCCATTCGCACCGACCCCTACGGATACCGCGCGCTCCGTCGAGGCTGCCGCGCCCCAGGCCGGCCCGCTCGACGGCCTGCTCGTGGCCGACTTCTCCCGCGTCTTGGCCGGTCCGTACTCCACCCAGCTGATGGGCGACCTCGGCGCCACCATCGTCAAGGTGGAGGGCCCCTCCGGCGACGAGACCCGCGACTGGGCACCGCCCGAACGCGACGGGGTCTCCACGTACTACCTGGGCGTGAACCGCAACAAGCGCAGCATCACGCTCAACCTCGCCGACGCCGATGATCGCGGCCTCGCGCAGGAGCTGGCCCGCCGGGCCGACATCGTGATCGAGAACTTCAAGCCGGGGGGCCTGGCCAAATTCGGCCTGGACTACGCCTCGGTGAGGGAAGGCAACCCGGCCGTGATCTACGCGTCGATCAGCGGCTTCGGCACCGCCGGCGGCGCGAGCCTGCCCGGTTACGACCTGATCGTGCAGGCCATGAGCGGCCTGATGAGTCTCACCGGCGACGCCGACGGCACGCCGTTCCGCAGCGGCGTCTCGGTGTTCGATGTCATGACGGGCATGCAGGCCACCGTGGGCATCCTGGCGGCCCTCAACCACCGCAACAGCACGGGGCAGGGGCAGCAGGTGGAGGTGAACCTGCTCTCCACCGCCCTGTCGGCGATGGCGAACCACAGTTCCACCTATGTCGCGGGCGGCCAGGTGCCGTTCCGCATGGGCAACGCCCACCCCAGCCTGTTCCCCTACGAGCCCCTGCCGGCCAGCGACGGCGACATCGTGATCGTGGCGGCCAACGATCCGCAGTTCGTCAAGCTCGCCGCCGCCCTCGGCCACCCGGAGTGGGCCGAGGACGACAGGTTCGCGCGCACAGTGTCCCGCAATCAGAACCGGGAGGCACTCCGCCCCCTCCTCGTCGAGGCTCTCTCGGCCCACACCACCGCGGAGTGGTTCGACCGGCTCACCCTGGCCGGCGTGGCCTGCGGACCGATCAACACCATCGACGACGGCGTGGCCCTGGCCGAACGGCTGGGCCTCAAGCCGGTCGTGCAGGTGGGTGACGGCGACGCGGCCATCCCCATGGTGCGCAACCCCATCGACTTCTCCCTCACCCCCGCCCGCTACCTGTCGCCGCCGCCCGCGCTCGGCCAGGACGCCGCGGAGATCCGCCAGTGGCTCTCCCGACCTGACGCCGACCACGAGAACATCCCCTACGACGAGAGCGAGTTCGACCTGTGA
- a CDS encoding TOBE domain-containing protein, with product MPQIRIKDAAAFLSVSDDTVRRWIDNGTLPSSKDASSRTVVDGLALARLARQNAVLPDDPSGIGRSARNRFVGLVTDIVMDTVMAQVEIQCGPHRVVSLMSSEAVRELGLELGSVAIAVVKATTVIVETPAGKS from the coding sequence ATGCCTCAGATACGGATCAAAGACGCCGCCGCGTTCCTCAGCGTCAGCGACGACACCGTGCGGCGTTGGATCGACAACGGCACCCTGCCCAGCTCGAAGGATGCCTCCTCCCGCACTGTCGTCGACGGCCTCGCGCTGGCCCGGCTGGCCCGTCAGAACGCGGTGCTGCCCGACGACCCGTCCGGGATCGGCCGCTCAGCCCGCAACCGTTTCGTCGGCCTGGTGACCGACATCGTCATGGATACCGTCATGGCGCAGGTCGAGATCCAGTGCGGTCCGCACCGGGTGGTGTCGCTGATGAGCAGCGAGGCCGTGCGCGAGCTCGGCCTCGAACTCGGCTCGGTGGCCATCGCCGTCGTCAAGGCCACCACAGTCATCGTCGAGACCCCGGCGGGCAAATCGTGA
- a CDS encoding sulfate/molybdate ABC transporter ATP-binding protein codes for MSFSVYVHVAERDVRLHLTVAAGETVAVLGPNGAGKSTLLGAIAGLIRPDSGRSELDGTVLFDLPAGPGRGIWRPAHQRGVSLLAQEPLLFPHLSVLDNVAFGPRSAGAGAASARETAARWLGEVDAEPLAARRPAELSGGQAQRIAVARALASDPGLLLLDEPLAALDVSVAPAVRRMLRRVLVDRSAVIVTHDVLDAYTLADRVVIVENGRISDQGTPAEVFDLPRGAFAAGLAGVNLVTGIRRGHTLLTAEGDEITLAADGTAPEGALLSLAVRPAAVTVTVEQPTDPNVTRVCARMIDLEPRGDVVRVRSSVLAADVSPQQAARLDPAVGSPVWFFFPASAGTLYPSVRAEGSGGS; via the coding sequence GTGAGCTTCTCCGTCTACGTGCATGTCGCCGAGCGGGATGTGCGCCTGCACCTCACCGTGGCGGCCGGCGAGACGGTCGCGGTCCTCGGCCCGAACGGCGCCGGCAAGTCCACCCTGCTCGGCGCGATCGCCGGCCTGATCAGGCCCGACAGCGGGCGGAGCGAGCTGGACGGCACGGTGCTGTTCGACCTGCCGGCCGGGCCGGGCCGCGGTATCTGGCGGCCGGCGCATCAGCGCGGCGTCTCCCTCCTCGCCCAGGAGCCCCTGCTCTTTCCGCACCTCAGCGTGCTCGACAACGTCGCGTTCGGCCCGCGCAGCGCCGGCGCCGGGGCGGCCAGCGCCCGCGAGACGGCCGCCCGCTGGCTCGGCGAAGTGGATGCCGAACCGCTCGCGGCGCGCCGCCCGGCCGAGCTGTCCGGCGGGCAGGCGCAACGCATCGCGGTGGCCCGCGCCCTGGCCTCCGACCCCGGCCTGCTCCTGCTCGACGAACCGCTGGCCGCCCTCGACGTCTCGGTGGCGCCCGCGGTGCGGCGGATGCTGCGCCGCGTGCTTGTCGATCGCAGCGCCGTCATCGTGACGCACGATGTGCTCGACGCGTACACGCTCGCCGACCGGGTGGTCATCGTGGAGAACGGCCGGATCAGCGACCAGGGCACCCCCGCCGAGGTCTTCGACCTTCCCCGGGGCGCCTTCGCGGCCGGGCTGGCCGGGGTCAACCTGGTCACCGGCATCCGTCGCGGTCACACCCTCCTGACTGCGGAGGGCGACGAGATCACCCTCGCCGCCGACGGGACCGCGCCAGAGGGCGCCCTGCTGTCACTCGCGGTTCGTCCCGCCGCGGTCACGGTGACCGTCGAGCAGCCCACCGACCCGAACGTCACCCGGGTGTGCGCGCGCATGATCGACCTCGAACCCCGCGGCGACGTCGTGCGAGTCCGCAGCTCCGTGCTGGCCGCGGATGTCAGCCCACAGCAGGCGGCCCGGCTCGACCCGGCCGTCGGCTCCCCGGTCTGGTTCTTTTTTCCGGCGAGCGCGGGCACGCTCTACCCCAGCGTCCGCGCCGAGGGTTCGGGCGGCAGCTGA
- a CDS encoding ABC transporter permease, which yields MSPAAKQYSGVPAWVAAVAVVGAAFVLLPLAAMVLRVNWAEFVPLITSESSVAALLLSLRTSLAATALCVLFGVPMALVLARTDFWGQKVLRSLVLLPLVLPPVVGGIALLYTFGRRGLMGQTFQALGIEIAFSTTAVVIAQTFVALPFLVLSLEGALRTVGTRYEAVGATLGASPTTVLRRITLPLVVPAVISGAVLSFARALGEFGATLTFAGSLQGTTRTLPLEIYLQRETDPDTAVALSLVLVLVAIVIVSLAHRVGVPAVRPARVPS from the coding sequence ATGAGCCCGGCAGCGAAACAGTATTCCGGCGTCCCTGCCTGGGTCGCCGCCGTCGCCGTCGTCGGCGCGGCATTTGTGCTGCTGCCCCTGGCGGCGATGGTGCTGCGGGTCAACTGGGCGGAATTTGTTCCGTTGATCACCTCGGAGTCCTCGGTCGCCGCGCTGCTGCTCAGCCTGCGCACCTCGCTCGCGGCCACGGCGCTCTGCGTGCTCTTCGGCGTACCCATGGCCCTCGTGCTGGCCCGCACCGACTTCTGGGGTCAGAAGGTACTCCGCTCGCTGGTACTGCTGCCGCTTGTGCTCCCGCCGGTGGTGGGCGGCATCGCCCTGCTCTACACCTTCGGCCGCCGGGGCCTGATGGGCCAGACCTTCCAGGCACTCGGCATCGAGATCGCCTTCTCGACCACGGCCGTCGTCATCGCGCAGACCTTTGTGGCCCTGCCCTTCCTGGTGCTCAGCCTCGAAGGCGCGTTGCGCACGGTGGGCACTCGTTACGAGGCCGTCGGCGCCACCCTCGGCGCGAGCCCCACGACGGTGTTGCGGCGCATCACCCTGCCGCTCGTCGTGCCGGCCGTCATCTCCGGCGCCGTGCTGTCGTTCGCCCGCGCGCTCGGCGAGTTCGGCGCCACCCTCACCTTCGCCGGCAGCCTGCAGGGCACCACCCGCACCCTGCCGCTGGAGATCTACCTGCAGCGCGAGACCGACCCCGACACCGCGGTGGCCCTCTCGCTCGTGCTGGTGCTCGTGGCGATCGTGATCGTGAGCCTGGCCCACCGCGTGGGTGTGCCCGCCGTGCGGCCGGCTCGGGTGCCCTCGTGA
- a CDS encoding epimerase, with protein sequence MGDTRKRAVVAGASGFIGQRLVRELRDQGYQVACIGRSGPDARWDDDDAVLSLVDGADLMVNLAGKIVNCRYTDANRAEILRSRVGTTRKLHEAVAASERPPRLWLNASTATIYRYALDRPMTETTGEIGSGFSVDIARDWEREFFAGDLPQTRRVALRMAIVLGDGPATAILERLARAGLGGPQFDGRWFPHRRYRGIGAHPSGDRRAPSHRSRGRQRFSWIHIDDVIGAIAFIVAHPEIAGPVNLAAPHASDNRTLMATLRRAVGAPIGLPAFRWMLEPAMWLLRTEPELVLKSRWVQPELLLAAGYTFAWPDLAPAIDDVVPRRRRRQR encoded by the coding sequence GTGGGGGACACGAGAAAACGCGCAGTGGTAGCCGGGGCATCCGGATTCATCGGCCAGAGGCTCGTTCGCGAGCTCCGCGACCAGGGGTACCAGGTCGCCTGCATCGGCCGCTCCGGTCCCGACGCGAGGTGGGACGACGACGACGCCGTGCTGTCACTGGTCGACGGCGCCGATCTCATGGTGAACCTGGCCGGAAAGATCGTGAACTGCCGGTACACGGATGCCAATCGCGCCGAGATCCTGCGCTCCCGGGTCGGCACCACCAGAAAGCTCCACGAGGCTGTCGCGGCGAGCGAGCGGCCGCCACGGCTGTGGCTGAACGCGAGCACGGCGACCATCTACCGATACGCGTTGGACCGCCCGATGACCGAGACCACCGGGGAGATCGGCTCGGGCTTCTCGGTGGACATCGCCCGCGACTGGGAGCGCGAGTTCTTCGCCGGCGACCTGCCCCAGACCCGGCGGGTGGCGCTCCGGATGGCGATCGTGCTCGGCGACGGCCCCGCCACCGCGATCCTCGAACGCCTGGCCAGGGCCGGGCTGGGCGGGCCTCAGTTCGACGGCCGGTGGTTCCCGCACCGGCGCTACCGCGGCATCGGCGCCCATCCCTCCGGCGACCGCAGGGCTCCGTCCCACCGCTCCCGCGGGCGGCAACGTTTCAGCTGGATCCACATCGACGATGTGATCGGCGCCATCGCGTTCATCGTCGCCCACCCAGAGATCGCCGGGCCGGTCAACCTGGCCGCGCCGCACGCGAGCGACAATCGCACGCTCATGGCCACGCTGCGCCGCGCGGTGGGGGCCCCGATTGGCCTGCCGGCATTCCGCTGGATGCTCGAGCCTGCCATGTGGCTGCTCCGCACCGAACCCGAGCTGGTGTTGAAGAGTCGCTGGGTGCAGCCGGAACTCCTGCTCGCCGCCGGGTACACCTTCGCCTGGCCCGACCTCGCCCCGGCAATCGACGACGTCGTGCCACGACGACGACGCCGTCAACGCTGA
- a CDS encoding sugar O-acetyltransferase yields MIDYFAGDDRTNRERMLAGDPYIADDPDLEKAAHRAVRLAGDYQAAFAADAATARPILDDLIGDLGEGAFIKPPLFVDYGEHITVGAGTFINYNLTALDVATITIGRDCQLGPNVQLLTPTHPLAAEPRRDKVEAALPIVLGDNVWLGGGVIVLPGVSIGDNSVIGAGSVVTKDVPANVIAVGNPARVIRALPDDER; encoded by the coding sequence ATGATTGACTATTTCGCGGGAGACGACCGCACCAACCGCGAGCGGATGCTCGCCGGAGATCCCTACATCGCCGACGACCCCGACCTCGAGAAGGCGGCCCACCGCGCTGTGCGGCTGGCCGGCGACTATCAGGCGGCGTTCGCGGCCGATGCGGCCACGGCCAGGCCGATCCTGGACGACCTGATCGGAGACCTGGGCGAGGGCGCCTTCATCAAGCCGCCGCTGTTCGTGGACTACGGCGAGCACATCACCGTGGGCGCCGGCACCTTCATCAACTACAACCTCACCGCCCTCGACGTCGCCACGATCACCATCGGACGGGACTGCCAGCTCGGCCCGAACGTGCAACTGCTCACCCCCACTCATCCGCTCGCCGCCGAGCCCCGCCGCGACAAGGTCGAGGCCGCGCTGCCCATCGTGCTGGGTGACAACGTCTGGCTCGGCGGCGGTGTCATCGTGCTGCCCGGGGTGAGTATCGGCGACAACAGTGTGATCGGAGCCGGTTCCGTGGTCACCAAGGACGTGCCGGCGAACGTGATCGCCGTGGGTAACCCGGCCCGCGTCATCCGTGCGCTGCCGGACGACGAGCGGTGA
- the modA gene encoding molybdate ABC transporter substrate-binding protein, which yields MTGTRRLRPFALLAAFGILAAGLTGCAAPAGTAPTSSADGLEGSITVFAAASLTATFTELADAFEAEHPGTTVALTFAGSSDLVTQITEGAPADVFASADTKNMTKLTDAGLQQTGPVDFATNVLEIAVPPGNPAGITDFADLASPGLQLVVCAPEVPCGAATAAVATAAGVNLTPVSEESSVTDVLGKITSGQADAGLVYVTDVQAAGDAVEGIEFAESGEAVNTYPIVALEDSAAAALAQAFIDYVTGSAGQRVLAAAGFGAP from the coding sequence GTGACCGGCACACGTCGCCTCCGTCCATTCGCTCTGCTGGCCGCGTTCGGCATCCTCGCCGCCGGTCTCACGGGTTGCGCTGCACCCGCCGGGACGGCCCCCACATCCTCGGCCGACGGCCTCGAGGGCAGCATCACGGTGTTCGCCGCGGCCTCGCTCACTGCCACGTTCACCGAACTCGCCGACGCTTTCGAGGCCGAGCACCCCGGCACCACCGTGGCGCTCACCTTCGCCGGCTCCTCCGACCTCGTCACCCAGATCACCGAGGGCGCCCCGGCCGACGTGTTCGCCTCCGCCGACACCAAGAACATGACCAAGCTCACGGATGCCGGCCTCCAGCAGACCGGCCCCGTCGACTTCGCCACCAATGTGCTCGAGATCGCCGTGCCGCCGGGCAACCCCGCCGGCATCACCGACTTCGCCGACCTGGCCTCCCCCGGCCTCCAACTCGTGGTGTGCGCCCCCGAGGTACCGTGCGGCGCCGCCACCGCCGCCGTGGCGACGGCGGCCGGAGTGAACCTCACGCCGGTGAGCGAAGAGTCGTCGGTCACCGATGTGCTCGGCAAGATCACCTCCGGCCAGGCGGATGCCGGCCTCGTCTATGTCACGGATGTCCAGGCGGCGGGTGACGCCGTCGAGGGCATCGAGTTCGCCGAGTCCGGTGAGGCCGTGAACACCTACCCGATCGTGGCGCTTGAGGACTCTGCCGCAGCCGCTCTGGCCCAGGCCTTCATCGACTACGTCACCGGTAGCGCCGGTCAGCGCGTGCTGGCGGCCGCCGGGTTCGGGGCCCCGTAG
- a CDS encoding TetR/AcrR family transcriptional regulator, giving the protein MTRRLDPDRRDRIIDACLELIAEVGVAGTSHRKVAQRANVPLGSMTYHFTGMDELLREAFTRFSDTVVAVFESRLAAAGSLAEARAAVVGIINDDLFASPHELVLTHELYALAARNPEYRQITHRWMGRSRIALERHFSPDTAAQLDALIEGLSIHRALDTAPADPHRTVDAVARITAR; this is encoded by the coding sequence GTGACCCGCCGTCTCGACCCCGACCGGCGCGACCGCATCATCGACGCCTGCCTGGAGCTGATCGCGGAGGTCGGCGTGGCGGGCACCTCGCATCGCAAGGTCGCCCAACGGGCGAATGTGCCGCTCGGCTCGATGACGTACCACTTCACCGGCATGGACGAACTGCTGCGGGAGGCCTTCACCCGGTTCTCGGACACCGTGGTGGCCGTGTTCGAGAGCCGGCTGGCGGCGGCCGGGAGCCTGGCCGAGGCCCGGGCTGCGGTGGTCGGAATCATCAACGACGACCTGTTCGCCTCCCCGCACGAGCTTGTGCTGACCCACGAGCTGTACGCCCTGGCCGCGCGCAATCCCGAGTACCGGCAGATCACCCACCGATGGATGGGCCGCAGTCGCATCGCGCTCGAACGCCACTTCTCCCCGGACACGGCTGCCCAGCTGGATGCGCTGATCGAGGGTTTGTCCATCCACCGGGCCCTCGACACCGCACCGGCCGACCCGCACCGTACGGTGGACGCCGTGGCGCGGATCACGGCACGGTAG
- a CDS encoding helix-turn-helix transcriptional regulator produces MKKQVQDEQPQFYTRLPVLRAERGMSRKELAELAGVHYQTIGYLERGEYSPSLVLALRIAAALGVPLDAVFSLTPFASMADQLYNTEGERR; encoded by the coding sequence ATGAAGAAGCAAGTGCAGGATGAGCAGCCTCAGTTCTACACGCGGCTGCCCGTGCTGCGCGCCGAGCGCGGCATGAGTCGCAAAGAGCTCGCCGAGTTGGCCGGGGTGCACTACCAAACCATCGGCTACCTCGAGCGCGGGGAGTACAGCCCGAGCCTGGTGCTCGCGCTGCGCATTGCCGCGGCACTGGGGGTTCCGCTCGATGCCGTCTTCTCGCTGACCCCGTTCGCCAGCATGGCCGACCAGCTCTACAACACCGAAGGAGAACGCCGATGA
- a CDS encoding extradiol ring-cleavage dioxygenase has translation MATLSAVLATTHHPFYLKATTAPPEERMPQADEWKRKVEAYRQTLTVAKPDILVMVGADHFHQFFSDNYPTFLIGKQPMYDATFYNETREFGLPTFLLQGHEELSGYMLQGLLDRGFDFSVSHELKIDHSIICPIITTRPDADLPIVPIYTNIFAPPLPSPKRFWDLGRAIRSIIDEWPSDLRVAAVGSGHLSLELGGPRQFGETGPDPEFDLQAIEWLRTGDIDGILANVTHESMSGAGNATHGFMDLILMMGIAGPIEASYVDSLDLFHTREAYVTWYPEGAPS, from the coding sequence ATGGCCACCCTGAGCGCGGTGCTCGCCACCACCCACCACCCGTTCTACCTCAAGGCCACCACGGCGCCGCCCGAAGAGCGGATGCCGCAGGCCGACGAGTGGAAGCGCAAGGTGGAGGCCTACCGCCAGACCCTCACGGTGGCCAAGCCCGACATCCTGGTGATGGTCGGCGCCGACCACTTCCACCAGTTCTTCTCCGACAACTACCCCACCTTCCTCATCGGCAAGCAGCCCATGTACGACGCCACCTTCTACAACGAGACCCGGGAGTTCGGCCTGCCGACGTTCCTGCTGCAGGGCCACGAGGAGCTCTCCGGCTACATGCTGCAGGGGCTGCTCGACCGCGGCTTCGACTTCTCGGTCAGCCACGAGCTCAAGATCGACCACTCGATCATCTGCCCGATCATCACCACCCGGCCGGATGCCGACCTGCCGATCGTGCCCATCTACACCAACATCTTCGCTCCCCCGCTGCCCAGCCCCAAGCGGTTCTGGGACCTGGGCCGCGCCATCCGGTCGATCATCGACGAGTGGCCCAGCGACCTGCGGGTGGCCGCGGTGGGCAGCGGGCACCTCTCGCTCGAGCTCGGCGGCCCGCGCCAGTTCGGCGAGACCGGGCCGGACCCCGAGTTCGACCTGCAGGCCATCGAGTGGCTGCGCACCGGCGACATCGACGGCATCCTCGCCAACGTCACCCACGAGAGCATGTCGGGCGCCGGCAACGCCACCCACGGCTTCATGGACCTGATCCTGATGATGGGCATCGCCGGGCCGATCGAGGCGTCCTACGTCGACAGCCTCGACCTCTTCCACACCCGCGAGGCCTACGTGACCTGGTACCCGGAGGGGGCGCCATCGTGA
- a CDS encoding citryl-CoA lyase yields the protein MTDYPTGLGTSDRDTISLLGHDLAGDLLGTVTFGELAFWMATQQRPAPGQLRVFEAVLVSLADHGFTPTAIAARLTYYSAPDSLQGAIAAGLLGGGSRFLGVTEDTGLFLHTALADLGDTSSFTDEQWDAAALTLLAQTKQAGRRVPGLGHPVHKLRDPRTDVIIRIADEQGLRGAHLRLFEAIGRTNGQVLGKDLPLNGAGVAGAALADLGLPIELLRGFALLARTAGLIGHLAEERINPIAPAIYAEVDRNAVYVPATPTN from the coding sequence GTGACCGACTACCCCACCGGCTTGGGCACCAGCGACCGCGACACCATCTCGCTGCTCGGCCACGACCTCGCCGGCGACCTGCTCGGCACCGTCACCTTCGGTGAACTCGCCTTCTGGATGGCCACCCAGCAGCGGCCCGCCCCCGGGCAACTGCGCGTGTTCGAGGCGGTACTCGTGTCGCTGGCCGACCACGGCTTCACCCCCACCGCCATCGCCGCCCGACTCACCTACTACTCCGCGCCCGACTCACTCCAGGGTGCCATCGCGGCCGGGCTGCTCGGTGGAGGCAGCCGCTTCCTCGGCGTCACCGAAGACACCGGCCTGTTCCTGCACACCGCGCTGGCCGACCTCGGCGACACGAGCAGCTTCACTGACGAGCAGTGGGATGCCGCGGCCCTCACCCTGCTCGCCCAGACGAAGCAGGCCGGCCGCCGGGTGCCCGGCCTCGGTCACCCGGTGCACAAACTGCGCGACCCGCGCACTGACGTGATCATCCGCATCGCCGATGAGCAGGGCCTGCGCGGTGCGCACCTGCGCCTGTTCGAGGCCATCGGCCGCACCAACGGCCAGGTGCTCGGCAAGGACCTGCCCCTGAACGGCGCGGGCGTGGCCGGCGCCGCGCTGGCCGACCTGGGCCTGCCCATCGAACTGCTGCGCGGCTTCGCCCTGCTCGCCCGCACCGCCGGGCTGATCGGCCACCTCGCTGAGGAGCGCATCAATCCCATCGCCCCGGCGATCTACGCCGAGGTCGACCGCAACGCCGTGTACGTGCCCGCCACACCCACCAACTAG
- a CDS encoding amidohydrolase family protein codes for MPVTPVPALPDHTPPATVFRDATVLTMDAGRQILPHTDVLIVDERIAAIGPHLVVPDGTFEIDAAGGILMPGMIDTHRHMWQTAMRGYGADWTLTQYFVWYYLEHGKHFRPQDVYAGNLLSSLDAIDAGITTTVDWSHGLRTIEHAEAALAALQEAPGRSVLAYGNIFAGPWEWSDSDEFTAFAAAREKGNEMLGFQMAFDVTGDPTFPERRAFEVARDLDLAVTTHAGVWGATNDDGIRLMYENGFMTPGTVYVHAATLSDDSYQRIAATGGSVSLSTESEQSCGQGYPPSWVLRSHGIPVSLSVDTSVWFSSDLFAAMRTTLGADRSIEHMKAHELGDTVTHSHLRAEHVVDWATRGGAAALGKEATLGSIEVGKKADVVLVKNDASPSMFPVLNPYGHIALQANRGDVHTVLVNGKIVKYANALVGDQLAAARTAVEDTITHLQSTLGEEVWNAGMNPDIPATKILDNPYTYTEYRTSSTHEAAEV; via the coding sequence ATGCCCGTCACCCCCGTTCCCGCCCTGCCCGACCACACGCCGCCCGCCACTGTCTTCCGCGACGCCACCGTGCTCACGATGGATGCCGGCCGGCAGATCCTGCCGCACACCGATGTGCTCATCGTCGACGAGCGCATCGCGGCGATCGGCCCGCACCTCGTCGTGCCCGACGGCACCTTCGAGATCGACGCGGCCGGCGGCATCCTGATGCCGGGCATGATCGACACCCACCGGCACATGTGGCAGACCGCGATGCGCGGCTACGGCGCCGACTGGACCCTCACCCAGTACTTCGTCTGGTACTACCTCGAGCACGGCAAGCACTTCCGCCCGCAGGATGTCTACGCCGGCAACCTGCTCTCCTCCCTCGACGCCATCGACGCCGGCATCACCACCACGGTGGACTGGTCGCACGGCTTGCGCACCATCGAGCACGCCGAGGCAGCGCTCGCGGCGCTGCAGGAGGCGCCCGGCCGCTCGGTGCTGGCCTACGGCAACATCTTCGCCGGCCCCTGGGAGTGGTCGGACTCCGACGAGTTCACGGCCTTCGCCGCCGCCCGCGAGAAGGGCAACGAGATGCTCGGCTTCCAGATGGCGTTCGACGTCACCGGCGATCCGACCTTTCCCGAACGGCGCGCGTTCGAGGTGGCCCGCGACCTCGACCTGGCCGTCACCACGCACGCCGGGGTGTGGGGTGCGACCAACGACGACGGCATCCGGCTGATGTACGAGAACGGCTTCATGACCCCCGGCACGGTTTACGTGCACGCGGCCACCCTCTCCGACGACTCCTACCAGCGCATCGCGGCCACCGGCGGATCGGTGTCGCTGTCGACCGAGAGCGAGCAGAGCTGCGGCCAGGGCTACCCGCCGTCGTGGGTGCTGCGCTCGCACGGCATCCCGGTGTCGCTGTCGGTCGACACCAGCGTCTGGTTCAGCAGCGACCTGTTCGCCGCCATGCGCACCACCCTCGGCGCCGACCGCTCGATCGAGCACATGAAGGCACACGAGCTGGGCGACACCGTCACGCACTCGCACCTGCGCGCCGAACACGTGGTGGACTGGGCCACCCGCGGCGGCGCAGCGGCGCTCGGCAAGGAGGCCACCCTGGGCTCCATCGAAGTGGGCAAGAAGGCGGATGTGGTGCTGGTGAAGAACGACGCCTCACCGTCGATGTTCCCGGTCCTGAACCCCTACGGGCACATCGCCCTGCAGGCCAACCGGGGCGACGTGCACACCGTGCTCGTGAACGGGAAGATCGTCAAGTACGCCAACGCCCTCGTCGGCGACCAGCTCGCCGCGGCCCGGACCGCAGTGGAGGACACCATCACCCACCTGCAGTCCACCCTCGGCGAGGAGGTCTGGAACGCGGGCATGAACCCCGACATCCCGGCCACGAAGATCCTCGACAACCCGTACACCTACACGGAGTACCGCACGAGCTCGACGCACGAGGCCGCGGAGGTCTAG
- a CDS encoding SRPBCC family protein, protein MSVGLTITRTIAAPPERVFAAWTKPEQFAVWFGGPAVEVPPETVSMDVRVGGLWTAEMRVPDGTAIQWHGRYTEVEPPHLLAFTMDDDPATDTVEPVVVTFAPAEGGTEMRLTQPRDDLTTEQLAQTLVGYNEFFDSLDLLLSGRD, encoded by the coding sequence ATGAGCGTCGGATTGACCATCACCCGCACCATCGCGGCGCCGCCCGAGCGCGTGTTCGCCGCCTGGACCAAGCCCGAGCAGTTCGCCGTGTGGTTCGGCGGCCCGGCCGTCGAGGTTCCCCCGGAAACCGTGTCGATGGACGTGCGGGTGGGCGGACTCTGGACTGCCGAGATGCGGGTTCCCGACGGCACCGCCATCCAATGGCACGGCCGCTACACCGAGGTCGAGCCACCGCACCTCCTGGCCTTCACCATGGACGACGACCCGGCAACCGACACCGTGGAACCCGTCGTGGTGACCTTTGCGCCGGCCGAAGGCGGCACCGAGATGCGGCTCACCCAACCCCGGGACGACCTCACCACCGAGCAGTTGGCTCAGACCCTGGTCGGCTACAACGAGTTCTTCGACAGCCTGGACCTCCTGCTGTCCGGCCGCGACTGA